One Solanum pennellii chromosome 10, SPENNV200 genomic region harbors:
- the LOC107001639 gene encoding protein PELOTA 1-like: protein MKLSGEKLFPNQPATIKIIPEKPDDLWLLFNLIAEDDVISAVTTRKIQFSSDLTAKKKSSSKVQVHLEIKVINVDYAKDCSTIRVRGRTITSNEYVSSGSFHTLELETNRELKLTKNPWDEKTIKILKEGLNQNGKYDLGIILINNTSAEILLMDNNTTSITHCAIIRNEKTSKNNNSNFEKFFENLFVSFRKHIDMDVIPNMVIASKDSIKDDFRAYLLLEAQKRKIKSIERNESRILMIHQNNIKDVLSDRVIMNMNANVKVIEKFMDMVINKCDWVCYGTKSVEYAHELLAIDTLLITEELSEKKDIKLRKKYSKLKKLVQEAGGKVIQFSDVEGEKLAQMTGIAAILRFPIPNIDDLVL from the coding sequence ATGAAGCTTTCAGGTGAAAAATTATTCCCAAATCAACCTGCTACAATCAAAATAATTCCTGAAAAACCAGACGATTTATGGCTTTTATTCAATCTCATTGCCGAAGATGATGTGATTTCTGCTGTTACAACTCgcaaaattcaattttcttctGATTTGACAGCGAAAAAGAAGAGCAGTTCTAAGGTTCAAGTCCATCTCGAAATCAAAGTTATAAATGTTGATTATGCGAAAGACTGTTCAACTATACGTGTTCGTGGCCGGACGATTACGTCGAACGAATATGTAAGTTCTGGATCTTTCCATACTTTGGAGCTGGAAACGAATAGAGAGTTGAAACTGACAAAGAATCCTTGGGATGAAAAAACAATTAAGATTTTGAAGGAAGGATTGAATCAAAACGGTAAGTATGACTTGgggataattttaataaataatacatcTGCTGAGATTTTATTGATGGATAATAATACAACATCTATTACTCATTGTGCAATTATACGAAACGAAAAAACTTCGAAAAACAACAACTCGAATTTCGAGAAATTTTTCGAAAATTTATTTGTTTCGTTTAGAAAACATATCGATATGGATGTCATACCTAACATGGTGATTGCAAGCAAAGACTCTATCAAGGATGATTTTCGAGCTTACTTGTTGCTTGAGGCTCAAAAACGGAAGATAAAATCCATCGAGAGAAACGAATCGCGTATTCTTATGATTCATCAGAACAATATAAAAGATGTTTTGAGCGATAGAGTGATCATGAATATGAACGCGAACGTAAAGGTGATTGAAAAATTCATGGATATGGTGATaaataaatgtgattgggtGTGTTATGGCACTAAAAGTGTTGAATATGCACATGAATTGCTTGCAATTGATACACTTTTGATCACAGAAGAACTGTCAGAGAAGAAGGATattaaattgagaaaaaaatactcaaagttgaagaaattaGTGCAAGAAGCTGGTGGAAAAGTAATACAATTTAGTGATGTCGAAGGAGAAAAACTTGCTCAGATGACTGGAATTGCTGCAATTTTGAGGTTTCCTATTCCTAATATTGATGACTTGGTGTtgtag